The segment CACTTGCGGAAAAATGGCAAAACGAAATCCGGGAATTCAAGAAGCAGCAGGATTCATATCAGACACACGTGCTTACGGAGAATGAGCGCCTACGCGGTGTTGTGGAGCAACTTGAGGCACGTCTCCGGGAGGTGGGAACAGATGCTGGTGCTGTCCATGCTGAACACAAGCATTCTATTGAGGCACTGTGTGAGCAGCACAGCAGGGAAATCCAGGAGCTCCGTGCACAGCTTGAGGCAGCCAAGGCGATGCATTCGGAGGAGGAGCGAAAAAACTCTGCTGATGCGGAGATCAAGTTGCGGCAGGAGGTGGAACAGTTGCAGTTTGCAATGGGTGAAAAATTGCGCATGGCCGAGATGAAGGAGAGTCAGTGGCAGCAGGAAGTGGCGGGATTGACGGAGAAGTACACCATGGATATAAATGAGGTGCGTCAACGATTGGCACAAGCACAGGCCAAGGTGACAAGCTTGGAGGAGGAATGTCGGATTTGGCATGCTGAGAATGATTGCCTAAAGGTAAATCTCGTGGCAGCGGAGGAGCTGAATAAGAAGCTGCAGCACGATCTAGGAGCAGTGAGTCAGAATATGGATCAAATTGAGGCGTTTAAGATGCAAGCGGAAATCTTTGAGAGGGATTTTGAAGCAGAACGTGCAGCCAGGACGGTGTTGGCGGGTGAGAAGGAGCAACTTCTAGCGGATCTGCGGCTCTTGCAGAATCGCCATGAGCAGCTAATTGGTGAAATGGAGGGAATGCGGAATCCACGATCGGTTGTTAATTCAGGTTACGGACTCATGAGACAATTCTTGACCTTTTTCTCTGACCTCTTTCAGGGATACCCACATCCGGAGTCCCAGAGAACACGCCAATTTCGCTGCCCCGTCTGTTCGCGGCTTTTCTTGGATTTGAGCACCTTGAACAGCCACGTCAACGGTTGCCTGGACAATTCGTAGAGTGGGCCCCATGGGTGGCCGTTATTCTTCGAACattacattttcaattaaagcgGGAAATGTGCTCTCGCGGGATTTCCCGAAGCATATTTcatgtttattattttaaattcgaGTAGCAATCGTTGCGGCACCCGACAGCCCTGTGTCAAAAATATTGGCGCACGGCTCAATAATTGTTGTGTGAGTGATTCAAGGATGCTCGAATCACGCGTTTTTTCCATGATTTTCCTCCAAATTGCGTGAGATTCCCCGGAACTAAAGAAATATCCGATTTTATAAGACTCTCGCGAGTTTCTCTGCGACTCTCTTTGACACTTTTCCTATAGAcaattccacatttttttttattttaataaagattgTTTCTCTGACGCCCCAAGACGATTGCACTCGAAACGAACCATGATTtccacaaaatatattttacgaattattttgacattttatccaGGCAATGGTGGTATATATTCAGCCTATTAACCATAGTTTTAGAGCATTTTTAGTGATGTAgagaaaaaggggaaaatttaacaaagaaaaccTTTTAATGGAAaccaaatttttaaagagaatgaaatgaaagtcaaaacttttcaaatttttctctaaaatgatttttttctgattttgaaagtttgaattgaaaagaaaagtaatatttttaaacaaattttattgagaaaaagaagaattaatgaatcaaagttgtaaaaatatttgaatttttaatctgttttaaaaatttcaaatcataaataaataaagagattttattaaaaggattGAAAGTATATTGAAAGACTGAAAATTAAGAAGTGATTCTGAATGGTTAAAGAGCTGTACATGATGAAAGGtaattctttgcaaattttgtagaaaataaaaaagaaaaaaaatgtttaaaaaaataaaatgagaattggaaaagaaatcaaacCTTTtagtatttgaaaaattagaaaaaagaaaacatttttatgtgtttaaaataaaaagtaattatcCTTTCAAATTGTTTACCTGTTTACATCCCCATTGGTGTAGGCACGAAGCTTCTCCatcaaaatgacaaaaagtGAATGgaattgaagatgaaaaaaattctcagtgATGAGGATGCgaaggaaaagaataaaaggcTCAATCACATTTTGAATGCTgacatttaataataattattattatttacaaaagtGTATCCATCTTATATCAATAATataaatatcttttctttcacttgcaaaaatatttcgtttttctctccccatttttttctcactataaaatattcattttgtaaaattggCTCAAAGGAactgacaatttttattttattttttataattcattcGTTGCTGATTTGTTGCGCTCTCTCGTTGTGGGTGAGCGCTCATGGCGAGCAAAAGGAGGTCTCGTGGAAGAAcagaaagtttgaaaaatgtGACCCCATCCCCGCCAAAGTGCATAGAATTTCGAAAAATGACTTTtatttcaaaggaattttcaaattaggATGTgccaatgaaaagaaaaattgtgaaaagcaAGGAAATTAACGAGActacacaaaataaattaaggtGACATgagtattttaaaaaaaaaaatcttaaatgcaTTCTTTTATTCTCCTGCCTGATGTGGATGTCTGCTTTGCGTGTCAAATCCCTCAAAGGATGACCCTAAAGAGGGATATGGCATGCGTtggatttgaagaaaaatgatttatcaaacatgatttttaaaaccaaatcatttaaaaaatactgcTCTAGTAGGAATGTGCTGGCTTACAAAACTATACATTTTTTGTGGTTATTCTTGTGGTTCTTCATTTGGATATTTAACTGCGAGCGATGGAACGACTGAAACTGTCGGATTGATTTTTGTTACATCAACATCCCCAAGAATtctaattttcctcaattaatataaaaaatattatttttcaagccattgcaaagaattaaaaaaattcaaagtttagattcttagaaaaatttaaaagaaaatttattttaaaagaggATTCGTAAAATCAAAGATTCAAAGGAAATTAAGGCTGCTTTACAAGCTCAAAGTTACTCCTTTAACAACTTCTTTTACTTACTGAAAAGTTCCTTTTTCCTAATTCtgaaataacaaaatttaaaactaaaatagTTCCTAAAATCAGTAGTAGGTTTACCCTCACTATAGCACCATCTCAGCGTAATCAGTTCcattcatgaaaataaatttctttatcaataatttcttttaaatattaattttaatttcaaatagaattttacttttaattttctttttttatatattcaaTTCCAAGTCCTTTAACGTTTTTGGATTAACTACTAAACTATCCTATATAggtaaaattttcagtttagaCCTATCCTCTTTACCAGGATAATACTAAAGTAACGTAAACTTTGTTTCCTaaagttcaaaatatttttttcttttaaaatttcactatTCCTTTAAACGGTTTTACGTTCAAATAcgtatagaaaaatatttttcctatttttaactcaattattgattgattaattgatttcaaaaaaaatctatgaaaaCTCCGttattaaagtaatttaatttaaaactttgcAACTTGGTAAAGAGAATGGGTTTGTAGTAAAATCCAAACTTCTTTCTGTGATTGTCTTTCCGCGttacttttaaaatctttttattttccaattctttttcttattttctttgcgAATTTActgtaatatttttatttcttctaatAAATTGCCATCTCAGGAATCTTAACGATTTTACGGTCATTCGTAACATTTTTACgtataaagtttattttctttgttaatttaggaaacttctcattttatatttttaattgtttaataaaaaaaagaattaataaaatcaataattgcCTCTAACTCCTTCTCAGGAcaatccgaataatttcagTCGCAACACACCACATTTTCTTCTATCAATTCAAAGAAGTTCAAAATATCGAATAACATTACtgttcttagtttttttttttaaacctttttctacaaaaaaaaggtaaaaaaagaaaataattacaaaaattcgCGATGAATATAATTCACCATCACCCCCTCttattttgtgttat is part of the Lutzomyia longipalpis isolate SR_M1_2022 chromosome 3, ASM2433408v1 genome and harbors:
- the LOC129794101 gene encoding NF-kappa-B essential modulator; this translates as MVLIQDKVSSEMSDEESFVILGSSPTASIENLARSYATETATGDFSSLPENSHTPDVVDAKMPSLESQEGAVGGMVPKEESLKVSTASSDAIDSVKMKIEAPKAEEASLTPPNFQLNSIVSQASLVNWPTQSQAPPSLSTSHFNIYSEFPSMRGQNIASSDISKLENFYCEHNQLKENLLNSNKCLRQYFALAEKWQNEIREFKKQQDSYQTHVLTENERLRGVVEQLEARLREVGTDAGAVHAEHKHSIEALCEQHSREIQELRAQLEAAKAMHSEEERKNSADAEIKLRQEVEQLQFAMGEKLRMAEMKESQWQQEVAGLTEKYTMDINEVRQRLAQAQAKVTSLEEECRIWHAENDCLKVNLVAAEELNKKLQHDLGAVSQNMDQIEAFKMQAEIFERDFEAERAARTVLAGEKEQLLADLRLLQNRHEQLIGEMEGMRNPRSGYPHPESQRTRQFRCPVCSRLFLDLSTLNSHVNGCLDNS